TCAATGCGATTACCGGCCTAAACCAAAAAGTGGCCAACTATCCCGGCGTTACCGTGGAGAGAAAATCGGGCCGCCTGAAGTTGGGCGCGTATCGTCTCGAGACGATCGATCTGCCGGGGACTTACAGCCTGGCCGCCCGTTCGCTGGATGAAAGCGTTGTGACGGACGTACTTTTTGGATGTTTAGATGGAGAACCGCCTATCGATTTGATCGTCGCCATCGCGGATGCGGGGAATCTGACGCGGAATTTGTATCTGGTCTCCCAAGCGCTGGAATTGGGAACGCCCGTCGTCGTCGCCTTGAATATGATGGATATCGCCGAAGCGAAAGGCGTCAAAATCGACTGCGAAGGCCTTTCGCAGCGGCTCGGCGTTCCGTTCGTCCCGGTTTGCGCCAATCGAAGAAAAGGAATCGGCGAACTTTTATCGCGCATGGAGGAAACTCTCGAACAAGGCGGCTCAAAACCGCGCGAGACGCCCATTCTACCCGAAACGCTCCGCTTAGGCATTTACCGTTTAAAAGAATGGATAGCCGCCCGTTCGCCGGAAGGCGTATGCCCTTTTCGCGACGCAGAACTACTGCGCGCTCTTGTCGATGCCGGAAAAGGAGCGGAAAAACGGCTTGCCATTCTCTACGGCGAGGAGATTGGCGTCTGCTTGGAGAGTTTGCGATTACAGGTGGGCAAGGGCGCATCTCTCGCCGCTATCGAAGCCGAAGCCCGCTACAAATGGATCAACAATCTGCTGGCTTCCTACATACAAAAACCGGATCGTCTCGTTCGAACGCGCTCGGATCGGATCGACGAAATTCTGACGCATAAATTGTTTGGCGGCGCCGTCTTCGTTTTTTTGATGGCGTTCGTTTTCCAAGCGATTTATGTTGGAGCGGGACCGTTGATGGACGCCATCGACAGTGGCTTCGGCTTTTTGGGAGAGATTGTCTCCGCTTTCTTGCCGGAGGGCGCGTTGCGCAGCCTGATTGCGGACGGAATTATCGCTGGAGCGGGAGGCGTACTCGTCTTTTTGCCTCAAATCGCTATTCTCTTTTTTCTTATCGCCATTTTGGAGGATTGCGGTTATTTGCCCCGCGCCGCCTATTTGATGGACAAATTGCTTTCCCATTGCGGCCTGTCCGGAAAATCCTTCATTCCCATGCTTTCCAGTTTCGCTTGCGCCATTCCCGGAATCATGGCGACGAGAACCATCGAAAACCGCCGCGACCGTTTGGTGACGATTCTCGTGGCTCCCTTGATGAGCTGTTCCGCACGGCTTCCCGTTTACCTGATCTTCATCGCCGCTTTTATTCCCGACGAACGCCTCTTCGGTTCCTGGATCGGCCTGCGCGGCTTCGTTCTTCTGCTGTTCTATTTGTTGGGAGTTGGATTGGCGATTCCCATCGCTTGGTTTTTGAAAAAAGTCCTTGTTAAAGGCTATG
This genomic interval from Candidatus Omnitrophota bacterium contains the following:
- the feoB gene encoding ferrous iron transport protein B, producing the protein MMSGQVSSTLPTADAAIKRIALVGNPNTGKTTLFNAITGLNQKVANYPGVTVERKSGRLKLGAYRLETIDLPGTYSLAARSLDESVVTDVLFGCLDGEPPIDLIVAIADAGNLTRNLYLVSQALELGTPVVVALNMMDIAEAKGVKIDCEGLSQRLGVPFVPVCANRRKGIGELLSRMEETLEQGGSKPRETPILPETLRLGIYRLKEWIAARSPEGVCPFRDAELLRALVDAGKGAEKRLAILYGEEIGVCLESLRLQVGKGASLAAIEAEARYKWINNLLASYIQKPDRLVRTRSDRIDEILTHKLFGGAVFVFLMAFVFQAIYVGAGPLMDAIDSGFGFLGEIVSAFLPEGALRSLIADGIIAGAGGVLVFLPQIAILFFLIAILEDCGYLPRAAYLMDKLLSHCGLSGKSFIPMLSSFACAIPGIMATRTIENRRDRLVTILVAPLMSCSARLPVYLIFIAAFIPDERLFGSWIGLRGFVLLLFYLLGVGLAIPIAWFLKKVLVKGYDAPFVMEMPSYKIPGLRTVFLFVFEQSKAFVLRAGTVILSVTVVVWALAYFPHSSSILQRYDRLRDEAAEQFRKNSLPLLTMLDSNAYSSSMSGGDIGKAMENDPRFQNPSPQLSSNETLERILALRNSYQEELDRIGGEEQGELVRSSFLGRLGKWIEPAVQPLGWDWRIGMAAISSLPARELVVASLGTIFNVGADSDESSVSLRQAIMEAKRDDGAPLFNLAVALSIMVFFALCCQCAATLAVIRRETNSWKWPLFAFGYMTALGYIGAFAAYHLTMKFYLS